Genomic DNA from Hyperolius riggenbachi isolate aHypRig1 chromosome 10, aHypRig1.pri, whole genome shotgun sequence:
GCAGCGCAGTTTCAGTTTGGGTGACTAACAGGTTGATAGTCGCTGCCGCACACATCCTCGTTCAAGCTCCGGGCACcgggagtgtcctgtgcaggtACAACAATTTCAAACCGGTGCACaggccccttaaagtggacccaaattaaaaatacaagatttcagaaataaaatctattttctaaattataataataaatagcagccttttttcagctgcatgatgacaaataaatataaaatattttacatttattggaggaactcctcccttactttcaaattgccgggattttccggcaaactggtggagtagatggtgtctggcaatggagcaattgctaatggctgcccccagtataaccctagctatgaaaagagaagggtgaaaagcatgcactgaaatgctcataggtttgaaggagtgtttacttatctttgtatgtgtcagagtggtgcaactaaataattttaattaaaaaaatgtttggtttgggtccgctttaataggcTTAGTTCACCTCAAAAAATTAGAGGGAAGGCTGGTTGAAAAAACTGAAATGTACACATTATGAACAACCGCCACTCAAAGAACTATATGCCAAAATACTCTattggtagaaaaaaaaattcagattcATTAAAATTTAAGGGGATCGTTAGGCCCAAAAAAAAAGTATCAGAGGGGGAGGCCATGAAAAACTGCTGTACCAGATGGAAAATAAATGGATTTATAATCTGGGGATGTTGGTTCCAAATGGTTTAAATACAGAATTCAACTTAATTCATCATCTAAAGGAATATTAGTGCAGATTGATCCATTTTAAGGAAAATGTGGAATTCTACCCCATTATGCTGTAGTAAACTGAGTGGGCAGTGATGTCGTGAAAGATGTTGTGAGGATGAGTGTACATGAATACACAGCACCAGATGTTACCAGATGTACCAAGATCACTTTATGAATTTGGATTAAAATTCTGAGCAAGGGAATCTGCATGAAGCTGTAAGAATATTGTATTATGAGAAAATACGTATGTGACATTCTTGCATCAATTCTCCTTTATAATGCTGAAAATTGTGGTGGAGAGACGTCGGATGAAATGTGCTCTAAAATTATGAAGTGAATGCCGGTGACTCTGATAATGTTGTTAAATATACACTCCTAGAGGGCTTCTGGACTGAAAAGGAGTTTTCAATGAAATAAAGTCTACTTTGAAAAAGCTGGAATGCAAGGATTCCAGGAAGTACTAGAACGAGGCTTTGTTGCCGAGGTTAAAGGGAGGGAGACCCGTCCTACTGAGCTATCATCGCGCAAACACACTGATGAAGCCTATGTGACAGTGGGCGTAACGTGTATGTGGGTCTGGACTTGGACGTGGAGCTGGAGGAGCAGCCGGGTGCATGATGCACGACACTTACGCTCTAAGCCGCAGACTCTGAGCAAATCCTACAAAGGGCAGGTACCTGTGACCCGCGGAACGCTGCGGTATTCAAATGGCAGCTGACACGAAGTGTGAGACGGCAAGAGAGGTAACATATCATGtgagctctgtgtggccgaggctGTAACAGTCGTAGTGGACCTGCAGCATTAGCTGACCTGTCATGGAGTTGCCATAGCCGGATGGCGGTTGGGAAACACCGGTTTGCTTGTCATCATAGAAGGGACTTTTGAATCTGTTGCGGGCAGGCTTGCACTTGTCAATGAGATTATTAGAAGTGTCCTAAGAAGAAATTTGAAGGACTTGCATCTTGAGTGCCTCTTCTGAGCATCATTTCACATGAGCAATACACAGGGATAGGCCGATCCGTAATTGTGTGCGGATGTGGAGTGTGTGAGGGTGTGCATGCATCCAGGAGTACTCCTGTCAAACAATTGCCCATGTCTATTGTTTTTAGGGGTTTGGGGGACAGTTGTACAGCTGTCACGCTTTTTTTCTACCAATAAAGTATTTTGGCATATAGTTCTTTGAGTGGTGGTTGTTCATAATGTGTAcataagtgtcctgtgcaggtgcagtatgagaaaatctttaCTGCGACTGCGTAGGACGCTTCCGGTGACAGGAGTGCAAATGTGAAGGCTGCGCGTGTGCAGTGGATGGCGACTCTACAAACCAAAACTGTGCTGCggtgggggaacagaggatcgttgaggatcagcgcgggacaggacggctgcagggggctggcagaagccccagggaagtgaaactttttttttttttaaacatcttcAGCTCTGCTATAAAAGTGGAGGACACTATATGGTGATCATAAGCACACGTCCAGACTGATGAGCCCTTTACAAATAGGATGACTGGCATTACACATAGCCAATAGCTGAGGGAAGTATTAGCAATGACATAATGACTTGTcatgggggcggagcatcggatcACCTGTTAGGACCACCAGGGTCTCGTCATTCAATGGATTGGAGGGATTATTTACCAGAGGACAGGACAGAGCTTCAGGCACAAAGGAAAACACACATCTGATCTTTTTCAAAGTTTATTGataatttatttcattattttttcatACAGCACAGgaataaagtaaaataatacagaaGAAAAGAACACACAGGCTGCAGTGTTCTCAGCCAGGGGGCGTggcaaagtagccaggtggggtggAATGGGTAAATTCGGTGGTGTGAAAATTAAAAGTGCACTATTTGTATTAGATTAAAAAATCCCCACACAtaattagccccccccccactcccataATTAGGAATATTgctaggtgtgcccccagtattatgtagccagaggtgcttCCAGTATTATGTAGTCCGAGGTAGTCCCCCTCCCCTTACCTTTATAGGTATACAAaaattccccccagtataggtagcctccagCTTGTCGATTTTGCTCACGTATCCCTACTAGCCATACGAAGATCAATTAAGGCTCGATAAGCCCAGCTGATCGATTACTATTTCATTAGAATTTGATTGGATCGTGATTGACTCCTATCACGGCAAGCTCAATTTTCAGAGGTCTCAGCAGAAATCTGTCACGCTGCAATCAAACTGCAACCACTATACTGCTGGATACAGAGCAAAGCTATGGCCCATTGATCTCCTACCACTCCTGTCCCACCCCCATTCCACAGAGGTTTTCCAACAAGTCTTATGACCGATAAACAGCAAAAAAATCAATTAACTTAGCAATGACTGGAACCAAATGTGTACTTCACAAATGGCTTTTGAGCACAGCAGACTGTCCAAATGATGGCAATATACAATAATGCATGGCTGTTTATAATCTATGCCTTTTATTATTGTATGggagcaggaagggggggggggggtggctataTAGAGCAGTGCCTCTCTGATATTTTCTTATGTAATGGGAAGAGCAGTGACTGCACAGATGACATCTAGTGGCAATCCAGAGGTAATGACGGCGACATTCATTCACGGTTCATAAAAGGGTCATTCCTGATATGTGACGCTACTGTCAAGCCAGTCATGAGCGTAAATACGGTTTCTGATGTCTACATTTCTCATCTATAGAAAATATTTTCCATAGCTGAACATGAaatgtgacttctctggtgtttgaaaaaaaaaaggtcctgTGTGTATTAAATGATACCCATCCTCTGATCATCATACAGGAAATTTACCTATgtgagttctctggtgtctaagaaGGTGATTTTTATGAATGAACGCTTTGCCGCACTCTAAACATGAAAAAGGACGTTCACCGGTATGAATTATCTGGTGTCTGTGAAAGCCTCCTTTAGATGTgaaccctttcccacactctgaacaggaataGGGACGTTCGTCTGTGTGATTTCTTTGGTGTATTAGCAGCTGGCTTTTCTGAATATaagctttcccacactctgaacacgaaaaaggacgctcacctttgtgaattctctggtgtctgATATAGGCTGCTTTAGAGGCtaattttttcccacactcagcacaggaaatTAGATAATCATCTGTGTGACTTATCTTGTGTGTGAGAAGGTTGCTTTTCCAAATAAatgttttcccacactctgaacaggaataaggatggtcacctgtgtgaattctcatgTGGTTAAGAAGACGACTTTTCACCATGAatgctttcccacactctgaacaggaaaaaggatggacacctgtgtgaattttcATGTGGTTAAGAAGGTGACTTTTCTGCATGAATGCTTTCCCACAATCTGAGCATGAAAAGGGACGCTCCCCcgtgtgaattctctggtgtctgTAAAGGTCTCCTTTAGAAAGgaatcctttcccacactctgagcaaaaGATACGACGAAGGTCAGTGTGATTTCTCTGATGTTTGTAAAGATTCCGTTTATAattgaaacctttcccacactctgaacaggaaaagAGAAACTCCCCTGTATGCTTACTCTGATGggcgacaagatgtgatttctttGTAAAACATTTATCACATTCAGAACATTGAAACGTCTCATCCCCTCCATGTCTGATACTACGAGATTTACCAGAAGATTCCTCAGAATCAGACGGGTCATGTGACCTCTCCTCACTGTGACCTCCTGGATGGGTATTTGGGGTCACAGGATGGGATCTCTCAAAAGATTCCCCAGGATTAGAGGGATCCGATGATATCTCCTCATGGTAAAGTCTGTGATGTGTTTTTTCAGTAATGGGGTTTCCTCCTGGAGAACATTGTGTGACGCCATTATCTTCTGAAGCATCATCTGGAGGGGAGGTAAGATGTCCTTCCGAGGGGATCCCCATATTCTGGCCATCTGTTGGGGTAAAATTATTATTAGTAACAACACAATCATGTTCCATTTATTGCAGTCAGCAGTCATAATTGATGGtctacctttcatatggtgtacagtatcgcctcacatttgttggtactatgatgttctactgaggaatggagatgagcctttcatatggtgtacagtatttcctcctcatttgttggtactatgatgttctactgaggaatggagatgagccttgtcacaagagccccactggccgtgaacacgcaaaaccgtccgatccgattctagcacacagattgagagctatggacgcaatctgcgtagaattggcggagtttgagcgtcacgacgcagtagggagcctgtgaggttacgaaaatacacttttactccaacccaggggtagatttgccaccatctctgttttctatcagcccagagaaaactgctaactggctatagacctgtgaaacaaacaaccggttaaaactgtgcaattcctatctatctatcaaaacagtagcgtcccttcggaagtttaggtctcgtctgtgtatactgaatagaaggttttactgagaggtaaagaccttttaaaaagcctttatttgttacaatataaataattaatatatacagacaatcgtgaacaattaaacgatgagagacagtgataacacagtacataaaagaaaaagggataaaaagaacgaatacttatgattctgtggaaagtccgttcgggaaaagacaaagttcctttgttgcagttagttcgcaatatggccgaaccacatggccgttgctccgcctgcaagatggccactgctatttccccaagcagtggcagtcttttcggtatgatggaaagtgggggaattggctgggggtcctcatgcaatcagttttgagcactgacatttctgggcggagtctcaagctcagcccaggggcgtgtcaggcagtgagttctcaggggaggaacttccagccatccacaaaatatgtccaatttcataccccgccggggttttgt
This window encodes:
- the LOC137535212 gene encoding gastrula zinc finger protein XlCGF57.1-like, producing the protein MMENQPPLTSPDGSSNRNSPERCTGPLYSWDCPQEDHTIPRHYQDEEQIVMKNEIKEEEEEEEMYVRDNQPLTEEDIMKVTIKEEEDEETYGWDDQQTEEEEEIKSTVKEEYSLALSTDGQNMGIPSEGHLTSPPDDASEDNGVTQCSPGGNPITEKTHHRLYHEEISSDPSNPGESFERSHPVTPNTHPGGHSEERSHDPSDSEESSGKSRSIRHGGDETFQCSECDKCFTKKSHLVAHQSKHTGEFLFSCSECGKGFNYKRNLYKHQRNHTDLRRIFCSECGKGFLSKGDLYRHQRIHTGERPFSCSDCGKAFMQKSHLLNHMKIHTGVHPFSCSECGKAFMVKSRLLNHMRIHTGDHPYSCSECGKTFIWKSNLLTHKISHTDDYLISCAECGKKLASKAAYIRHQRIHKGERPFSCSECGKAYIQKSQLLIHQRNHTDERPYSCSECGKGFTSKGGFHRHQIIHTGERPFSCLECGKAFIHKNHLLRHQRTHIGKFPV